A stretch of DNA from Dehalobacterium formicoaceticum:
TCTTTAAAGATAATTTCTTCAGAGAAATGGAGGAGATTATCATCACCTTGGCCGTAAGTTACAAAGGGATACCCTTTAAGGTCTTCCATAGTTAGTGCATCCATGGAAGCTAAGGGATGTTCCTTTCTGACAAAAACATAATTTTCAATTTCTCCTAAAGGATAAAAAATGAGACTACTGGTATTTAATATCTTTTTCATAGTATTTAAATAATTTTCGTTAAGACATAGAACACCTATCTCACTTCTTCTGGTTGTCACATCATGAATGACTTCGTGGGTTGGACATTCACGAATGGCAATATCATATCGATCAAGTCCAATCTTATCAATAATTTTAATAAAAGCTTTGGTTGCAAAAGGTAGCCGCTGTGTAGAAACTGAAAAACGCATGGGAAGAGACTTTTTATGCTGATAGCGTCTTTCTAAATATTCAGCTTGTTCTACAATATCCTTGGCATGACTGATATAATCCCGGCCCTCATATGTTAACTCAACACCTCTGCTATTTCTTTTGAATAAAA
This window harbors:
- a CDS encoding LysR family transcriptional regulator, with the translated sequence MISLQNMRYMIEISKHQSISAAAKSLFISQSTLSTAIKEVEQSLGIVLFKRNSRGVELTYEGRDYISHAKDIVEQAEYLERRYQHKKSLPMRFSVSTQRLPFATKAFIKIIDKIGLDRYDIAIRECPTHEVIHDVTTRRSEIGVLCLNENYLNTMKKILNTSSLIFYPLGEIENYVFVRKEHPLASMDALTMEDLKGYPFVTYGQGDDNLLHFSEEIIFKEILDKNIHVIDRCTKIALVRWSNCFSIGPDLTNSNGDEMHSKLSEIQAIKLSDNNQILYAGYILRSEHTLSDLGAIYIKILEQEIQGL